The proteins below are encoded in one region of Plasmodium relictum strain SGS1 genome assembly, chromosome: 5:
- a CDS encoding asparagine-rich antigen, putative, whose product MMENHRKENNNNIKTNLSSKNNSSIFLINNKDKNILFKNSYNIINNDDEYYYTGKGSISNEKKLGQIKQHEVNYKLPENFNVYDDTNDGSNRNIKDDKNDDSKISCGKYKNEVNIINKISNVNNINQIDELTNKKKLLDENEKGINIKEVSILKNQYNGNNSEMDFLLNKDEKSNNCLSYNTEMKNYNSNGFINGKDSNYEKKDYLKKVQLPNNTFLNDNNRNMISKNNLQNQGNDINKENFALSINKKNDIRNLEIDEYATENKNVCSKSNGENEKVDYKNSVKFTDMYFGDSSNLIGTFKNENQRKNKSEQNEEKNKENKTMDNVKNIKIEEDQRNKNNMDKKNTLPNSHVLENLLRIKKQVNLLKAKKEQNKLKMWKKESRKKRKVKYRFEKDKCGIFDFIMICKSEFVGFKKCESLGLQLQSIMVADKLIYNFMCTNHKACVGSFLLKVDMNNSHIEIKARGPICINFNELFDERKKNTGNRFKWEYLDVCVNIQEGKDRATAMGYKYLNSSVTGKRYVRNFVCILNTQCNSRLRIIKDNDTNKVWLELSGVNHEEHCPYSPHSTEGMFLNNKKSRKQIYNNKNNDKIINHDNNLSNISNNNNYNNISINYHNISNNINNYNMYNNILNYNYNFSNINNTNFNNINNNYSNINNNNHYNNENCNNSLNNKNPVYIYYNNYDNDLKIKSMTYLNNLNKNINISDPSCNIISNNNDNCMNKQLYIFPKIGSNNCMHNNNTSKLILKRNMLCNQNSNCNDTSNNNIENILFPTSLKNAPKFNPLCRGSDNISHINITNKKNFIKNLLLNSQEHNFIINNIYNNNTINNSFNNYIPSNSILNNYNNNLNGNNALTNDYNNSNNENNKNICNDNNNNNNSNNNSSNNNNDNNSNNNSSNNNNYSKNISNSNDKNISNILYNNNNIIDTNKNNYYMLDNKQNLSQKYIYNNSNYINVNDMNKSEFHINNMNNPQFICTSVVSSSNSSNNINLNLRNCNMQNFNTLSNIAVENSSLYSIQNCDKIKNTSEKIILNGFRKLSNNFSNNSNYKETSNFINNKQNLMNYHDTLMNSANTGNMYNNDNIIYKEMQNNLNNEIYHNNNNTLNCLWNNLAISNGSVTNNVLLSNSSLSNKANLEEYIDNSNNNNNNKQMLKHIIKNTLKKNETNFINEENQNYNYQKQYNGNHHEKRKNINQEKLKHCLNEQSNDEIDNYVQPNEDNNENMNEHKIEIENHRIEYKNGNENKNENEFGNINKSRDEMEIENDKTTNKKYNNDDDDNQENEDSSEDKEKNGDKVKSNHKENVKIKKSKLKNHNQKIDKEDNEKKRKSEYKCNEIKKYDDEKDNQNYMYYENVKNNRKIINKSREIKEESFSQEKDNSFRYKQANIKEEPFENNESYLNRTKNNDTNERNSRKFPNDGKRALYEGSFLNAQNNGIGNFLNKKNNDYLEENKDFYEKNNEKKRKINNNYNENDFPLANNNFEYDSSFDSINNPDCIFPSQILKYVKIDKHNNHMNSNNENMNKLNKKINNETNNNSSKSMIDENLNKDNIQNNRSNLSDNSTNGIDNESFDNNTNSSRSICRNNVKNLVNNNSLYNSNTIVNHDSNESKLTYNNSTIDPSSNTYNSLNCTHHNNNNKNSDESNFFNNLNENMQDNNNKDDYEISNINSRYNTDSLINYEKNSFNENNSNDNNIENRKFYCGNNSDFRNNHHLLGNVHEEDNNIITRKISSNKLENPINDFNCAYSNNNYALQNDNETFAISNYSASLNINNTNQNNDTGMMVTHNLPSSNNDVYVNNYYANNYLNAVDNMNITKNNAYIPVHNLNVQNNISHSDDLTNFSNLNSVNSLNNNNNEVLNCEISNNYKNDITYSHNNYLMTNYENNYQINSNNSNMLYDINNCNLGLLDSQNNFFNQNY is encoded by the coding sequence atgATGGAAAATcatagaaaagaaaataataataatataaaaacaaatttatCTTCAAAAAACAACTCatcaatttttttgataaataataaagataaaaatatattattcaaaaactcatataatattataaataatgatgatgAATATTATTATACAGGAAAAGGATCTAtatcaaatgaaaaaaaattgggTCAAATAAAACAGCACGAggtaaattataaattacctgaaaattttaatgtatATGATGATACTAATGATGGATCTAATAGAAATATTAAGgatgataaaaatgatgataGCAAAATATCATgtggaaaatataaaaatgaggtaaatattattaataaaataagcaatgtaaataatattaatcaAATAGATGaattaacaaataaaaagaaattattagATGAAAACGAAAAAGGGATAAACATAAAGGAAGTAAGCATCTTAAAAAATCAATATAATGGAAATAATAGTGAGATGGATTTTCTACTAAATAAAGATGAGAAAAGTAATAATTGTCTTTCATATAACACAGAAATGAAGAACTATAATAGCAATGGTTTCATAAATGGCAAGGATAGTAATTATGAAAAGAAGGATTATTTAAAGAAGGTTCAATTACctaataatacttttttaaatgataataacaGAAATATGATTAGTAAAAACAATTTGCAAAATCAAGgaaatgatattaataaagaaaattttgctttatctattaataaaaaaaatgatataagaAATTTAGAAATTGATGAATATGCAACAgagaataaaaatgtatGCTCAAAAAGTAACGGAGAAAACGAGAAAGTAGATTATAAGAATTCAGTAAAATTCACTGATATGTATTTTGGAGATTCCAGCAATTTAATTGGCACTTTTAAGAATGAAaatcaaagaaaaaataaaagtgaacaaaatgaagaaaaaaataaggaaaataaaacaatGGATAATGttaaaaacattaaaattGAAGAAGATCAaaggaataaaaataacatggataaaaaaaatactttgcCTAATTCACATGTTTTGGAAAATTTGTTAAGGATAAAAAAACAAgtgaatttattaaaagcgaaaaaagaacaaaataaattaaaaatgtggaaaaaagaaagtagaaaaaaaagaaaagttaaATATAGATTCGAAAAAGATAAATGCGGTATATTTGATTTTATAATGATATGTAAATCAGAATTCGTAGGTTTTAAGAAATGTGAAAGTTTGGGTTTGCAATTACAAAGTATAATGGTAGctgataaattaatatacaaTTTCATGTGTACAAATCATAAAGCATGTGTAGGaagttttttattaaaagtagATATGAATAATAGccatatagaaataaaagcAAGAGGCCctatatgtataaattttaatgaattatttgatgaaagaaaaaaaaatacggGAAATAGGTTCAAATGGGAATATCTTGATGTTTGTGTAAATATACAAGAAGGAAAAGATCGTGCAACTGCTATGGGATATAAATACTTGAATAGTAGTGTAACAGGAAAAAGGTATGTTAGAAATTTTGTTTGTATTTTAAATACGCAATGTAATAGTAGACTTAGaattataaaagataatgaTACGAACAAGGTTTGGTTAGAATTATCTGGAGTAAATCATGAAGAACACTGCCCTTATAGCCCTCATTCAACTGAAGGCatgtttttaaataacaaGAAAAGTAGAAAGCAAATATACAATAATAAGAACaatgataaaattattaatcacgataataatttaagtaatattagcaataataacaattataataatataagcATCAATTATCATAACATAAGCAATAATATCAATAATTATAACATGTATAATAATATACTTAactataattataattttagtaatataaataatactaattttaataatataaataataattatagcaatataaataataacaatcATTATAATAATGAGAATTGTAACAAtagtttaaataataaaaatcctgtttacatttattataataattatgataatgacttgaaaattaaaagtatGACTTATTTGAATAACCTAAATAAAAACATCAATATTTCTGATCCATCATGTAATATAAtttctaataataatgataattgtATGAACAAGCAATTATACATTTTCCCAAAAATTGGTAGTAATAATTGTAtgcataataataatacctcaaaattaattttaaaaagaaacatGCTATGTAATCAAAATAGTAACTGTAACGATacaagtaataataatattgaaaatatattattccCTACATCTTTAAAGAATGCACCTAAATTCAATCCACTGTGTCGTGGTTCTGATAATATAAGCCACATTAatattacaaataaaaaaaattttataaaaaaccTTTTGTTAAATTCACAAGaacataattttattattaataacatttataataataatactataaacaattcttttaataattacaTTCCTTCAAAtagtattttaaataattataataataatttaaatggtAACAATGCTCTGACTAATGATTATAATAAcagtaataatgaaaataataagaatatttgtaatgataataataataataataatagtaataataacagtagtaataataataatgataataatagtaataataacagtagtaataataacaattatagtaaaaatatttctaatagtaatgataaaaatataagcaatattttatataataataacaatatcATTGATACGaataagaataattattatatgttGGATAATAAACAGAATCTAAgccaaaaatatatttataataattcaaattatataaatgtaaatgATATGAATAAAAGCGAATTTCAcattaataatatgaataatccTCAATTTATATGTACATCCGTTGTCTCATCATCAAATTCTTCAAATAACATAAATTTGAATTTAAGAAATTGCAATATGCaaaattttaatactttATCAAATATTGCTGTGGAAAACAGTTCTTTATATAGTATTCAAAATTGTgataagataaaaaatacttctgaaaaaataatattaaatggTTTTAGGAAATTAAGTAATAATTTTagtaataatagtaattacAAGGAAACaagtaattttattaataataagcAAAATTTGATGAACTACCATGATACTTTGATGAATTCAGCGAACACAGgaaatatgtataataatgataatatcaTCTATAAAGAAAtgcaaaataatttaaataatgaaatatatcaCAATAACAATAATACACTTAACTGCTTGTGGAATAATTTGGCAATTTCAAATGGTTCAGTTACTAATAATGTATTATTATCTAATTCATCTCTAAGTAATAAAGCAAATTTAGAAGAATATATTGATAATTccaataataacaataacaATAAACAAAtgttaaaacatattataaagAATACTCTTAAAAAAAACGAAACAAACTTcattaatgaagaaaatcaaaattataattatcagAAACAATATAATGGAAACCATCacgaaaaaagaaaaaacataaatCAAGAAAAACTAAAACATTGCTTAAATGAACAAAGTAATGATGAAATAGATAATTATGTGCAACCaaatgaagataataatGAGAACATGAATGAAcataaaatagaaattgAAAATCATAGgattgaatataaaaatggaaatgaaaataagaatgaaaatgaatttggaaatataaataaaagtagAGATGAGATGGAAATTGAAAATGACAAAactacaaataaaaaatacaataatgATGATGATGATAATCAGGAAAATGAAGATAGCAGtgaagataaagaaaaaaatggagataaagtaaaaagtaatcataaagaaaatgtaaaaattaaaaaaagtaaattgaAAAATCATAATCAAAAAATAGACAAAgaagataatgaaaaaaaaagaaaaagtgaATATAAATgcaatgaaattaaaaaatatgatgatgaaaaagataatcaaaattatatgtattatgaaaatgtaaaaaataatagaaaaattattaataaaagtagAGAAATAAAGGAAGAATCGTTTTCAcaagaaaaagataattcTTTTAGATATAAGCAAGCAAATATTAAAGAAGAACCTTTTGAAAATAACGAAAGTTATTTGAAtagaacaaaaaataatgacACAAATGAAAGAAATTCACGCAAATTTCCAAATGATGGAAAGAGAGCATTATATGAAGGTTCATTTTTAAATGCTCAGAACAATGGCATAGgaaactttttaaataaaaagaataatgattacttagaagaaaataaagatttttacgaaaaaaacaatgaaaaaaaaagaaaaattaataataattataatgaaaatgattttCCACTAGCAAATAACAACTTTGAATACGATTCATCATTTGATTCTATCAATAATCCAGATTGTATATTTCCCTctcaaattttaaaatatgtaaaaatagataaaCATAACAATCATATGAACTCTAACAatgaaaatatgaataaattaaataaaaaaatcaataatgaaacaaataataattcatcAAAGTCTATGAtagatgaaaatttaaataaagataatatacaaaataataGAAGTAACTTATCTGATAATTCAACTAACGGTATTGATAACGAGTCATTTGATAATAATACGAATTCTTCACGTAGTATATGTAGGAATAATGTCAAAAATttagttaataataatagtttaTATAACTCCAATACTATTGTTAATCATGATTCGAATGAATCAAAACTTACTTATAACAACAGCACTATTGATCCATCTAGTAATAcatataattcattaaattgCACAcatcataataataataataaaaattctgaTGAATCcaacttttttaataatttaaatgaaaatatgcaagataataataacaaagaTGATTATGAAATTAGTAATATTAATTCACGTTACAATACAGattcattaataaattatgaaaaaaattctttcaACGAAAATAATAgcaatgataataatatagagaatagaaaattttattgtGGTAATAATTCTGATTTTAGAAATAATCATCATCTTCTTGGTAATGTACATGaagaagataataatataatcacAAGAAAAATATCATcaaataaattagaaaaccctataaatgattttaattGTGCATATTCAAATAACAATTATGCATTACAAAATGACAATGAAACATTTGCAATTTCTAATTATAGTGcttctttaaatattaataacacTAATCAAAATAATGATACAGGGATGATGGTTACTCATAATCTTCCTAGTAGTAATAATGATGTATATGTGAATAATTATTATGCaaacaattatttaaatgcTGTTGATAATATGAACATCACAAAAAATAATGCATATATTCCAGTACACAATTTAAATGttcaaaataatatttctcATTCAGATGATTTAACTAATTTTAGTAATTTAAATAGTGTTAAtagtttaaataataataataatgaagtaTTAAATTGTGAAATAAGTAATAATTATAAGAATGATATCACATACTcacataataattatttaatgacTAATTATGAGAATAATTATCAAATTAATTCAAATAACTCTAACATGTtatatgatataaataattgtaATTTGGGATTATTAGATAGtcaaaataatttctttaatcagaattattag
- a CDS encoding GTPase, putative produces the protein MNRSFFFFLQYFVLIFFFYFCKGYKKKYNNASFFISLSSFYNNDKNHFIRKKKGNKNNEISNFFLNYTNKHNEGKQIRQKDILGYISNNEVLKIDYLKDGNLRNEYLNKLLSNKETIYALSSGNVLSAISVIRISGELSKIILEILLHKNSKNNLINFMKNTRNKRNTENYEIKRMKKKSEYSLDEIINLKKNFETRKLYMGELYDNDNNMIDKIMFSYFENPKSYTGEDVVEIYCHGNPFIVKEIMNEINNLNELFYKILKEEKENYFYNESNYNDISDEIKEKLYDLNDFIKIRESKKGEFTRRAFENNKMNMLEVEGLKELLYCRQKIQKKIALNYLNGYAKNIYLKLRKNLKKLLVYTQFKIDFEDEHTSTERERIKINNFFDEKVNDSIKSIKAILKKENVEDLSNSIDVLIFGNVNSGKSTLMNFICNDNISIVTKIKGSTIDIIQKNIQIENNSYNLCDSAGMITNIMSKPYYSKEGMMASEEFFLKKKKKKNIHKKLEFIGIKKTLTYLKKCSSAFILINIEHYVQDLKNIISIFNEYFNVTKKKKKKIPYFFLCVSKCDLKLSKSYKSIRKNIKRIILKYLNIHILKKISKKIFFISSKKGYNIDKMLRYFNKKMMKKRNIGYSKEQKIIFLPFERHKIYLKKSLKHLFFIKKNKENLTFDIIAEEIKLAVNSLNQIIGKFKKEQILNKILENFCIGK, from the coding sequence ATGAATagaagtttttttttctttttacaatatttcgtattaattttttttttctatttttgtaaagggtataaaaaaaaatataataatgcatctttttttatttcactgAGTTCTTTCTATAATAACGATAAAAATCATTttatcagaaaaaaaaaaggaaataaaaataatgaaataagtaatttttttttaaattatacaaaTAAACATAATGAAGGTAAACAAATAAGACAAAAGGATATTTTAGGttatatttcaaataatgAAGTATTGAAAAttgattatttaaaagatgGAAATTTAAGAAATGAATACTTAAATAAATTGCTGAGTAATAAAGAGACAATATATGCTCTCAGTTCAGGTAATGTATTAAGTGCTATTAGTGTAATAAGAATATCTGGTGAATtaagtaaaattattttagaaATTTTGTTACATAAAAATTCGAAAAACAATTTGattaattttatgaaaaatactagaaataaaagaaatactGAAAACTATGAGATTAAaagaatgaagaaaaaaagtgAGTATAGTTTGGATGAAATCattaatttaaagaaaaattttgaaacgagaaaattatatatggGAGAGTTGTATGATAACGATAATAATATGATTGATAAAATTATGTTTAGTTATTTTGAAAATCCCAAATCATATACTGGTGAAGATGTTGTAGAAATTTATTGTCATGGAAATCCTTTTATAGTAAAGGAAATTatgaatgaaataaataatttaaatgagttattttataaaattttaaaagaagaaaaagaaaattatttctataaTGAATCCaattataatgatataagtgatgaaataaaagaaaaattatatgatttaaatgatttcataaaaatacgAGAAAGTAAAAAAGGAGAATTTACTAGAAGAGcttttgaaaataataaaatgaatatgcTAGAAGTAGAAGGATTAAAGGAACTATTATACTGTAGgcaaaaaatacaaaaaaaaatagctttaaattatttgaatgGTTAtgctaaaaatatatatttgaaactaagaaaaaatttaaaaaaattattagtaTACACTCAGTTTAAAATTGATTTTGAAGATGAGCATACTTCTACAGAGAGAGAAAGAatcaaaattaataatttttttgatgaGAAGGTAAATGATTCTATAAAGAGTATAAAggcaattttaaaaaaagaaaatgtagAGGATTTATCTAATTCTATTGATGTATTAATTTTTGGAAATGTTAACTCTGGAAAAAGCACATTAATGAATTTTATTTGCAATGATAATATATCAATTGTAACTAAAATAAAAGGTTCTACTATagatataatacaaaaaaatattcaaattgAGAACAATTCTTATAACTTATGTGATTCAGCAGGAATGATTACTAATATTATGAGTAAACCCTATTATTCAAAAGAAGGTATGATGGCAAGTGAagagttttttttaaaaaaaaaaaaaaaaaaaaatattcataaaaagtTAGAATTTATtggaattaaaaaaactttgacatatttaaaaaaatgttcgtctgcttttattttaataaatatagaaCATTATGTACAGGATTTGAAAAATATCATctctatttttaatgaatattttaatgtaactaaaaagaaaaaaaaaaaaatcccatatttttttttatgtgtaAGTAAATGTGATTTAAAATTGTCAAAGTCATACAAAAGTATAAGAAAGAATATAAAGAGAATAATCCTTAAATacttaaatatacatattttaaaaaaaattagtaagaaaatattttttatttcttctaaaAAAGGATATAATATTGACAAAATGTTAAggtattttaataaaaagatgatgaaaaaaagaaacattGGATATTCAAAAGagcaaaaaattatttttttgccATTTGAAAGAcacaaaatttatttaaaaaaatcattgaaacatttattttttataaaaaaaaataaagaaaatttaactttCGATATTATAGCTGAAGAGATAAAGTTAGCTGTTAATTCTCTAAATCAAATTATtggaaaatttaaaaaggagcaaattttaaataaaatattagagAATTTTTGCATTggtaaataa
- a CDS encoding ubiquitin-activating enzyme, putative, giving the protein MYDEFEKLNVLVVGCGGLGNEVIKNLIYINIKNITIVDYDIVEISNLHRQLFFTTDDIGKSKVNTISRILEDKYKDVTIRSYSKYIEFFDINFFENFDFIIGCLDNINTRLYLNNLIFNLKKEIIYIDGGVEAFKGSIKIISRKSQFACFNCTIQNYSNYSFPICSIVNKPKTPEECILYVMNVLFEKMNREKLDKDNESHIKWIHKESEKRAKLFHIDNLSYSLTEEVVRNSIPTTTSTLMIISSLIITELVNIITYQNKRNNYSDILYVGDNGIYIYYYKIYKSPNCVVCNKKEIELIFSRIDKLSKLVGFIKTKYNSKNINISSDSSILFISSKYFKKNYEEQLNSTFQQLIDRGEITEGKFLNIQTEKYNFILFLNLV; this is encoded by the coding sequence ATGTATGATGAATTTGAAAAATTGAATGTGCTAGTTGTTGGATGTGGTGGTCTAGGTAAtgaagtaataaaaaatttaatttatataaacataaaaaatataactataGTTGATTATGATATAGTAGAAATAAGTAATTTACATAgacaattattttttacaacTGATGATATAGGTAAGTCTAAAGTAAACACTATTAGTAGAATATTAGAAGATAAGTATAAAGATGTTACTATTAGAAGctattcaaaatatatagaattttttgatataaatttttttgaaaattttgattttattATTGGTTGTTTAGATAACATAAATACTAGGCTTTatcttaataatttaatttttaatttaaagaaagaaattatatatatagatggGGGAGTAGAAGCATTCAAAGGTAGtatcaaaattatttctaGAAAAAGTCAGTTTGCTTGTTTTAATTGTACCATTCAAAATTATTCAAACTATTCTTTTCCTATATGTTCTATTGTTAATAAACCTAAAACACCTGAAGAATGTATATTATATGTTATGAAtgttttatttgaaaaaatgaaCAGAGAAAAATTGGATAAAGATAATGAAAGCCATATAAAGTGGATACATAAAGAATCAGAAAAAAGGGCTAAGTTGTTTCATATAGATAATTTATCATATTCATTAACAGAAGAAGTGGTAAGAAATTCAATTCCTACAACTACTAGTACATTAATGATAATTTCTTCATTGATAATAACTGAACTTGTCAACATCATTACATATCAAAATAAGAGAAATAATTATAGTGATATTTTATATGTTGGAGATAatggaatatatatatattattataaaatttacaaatCTCCTAATTGTGTAGtttgtaataaaaaagaaatagagtTAATTTTTAGTAGGATAGATAAGTTAAGTAAACTTGTTGgttttataaaaacaaaatataattcaaagaatattaatatatcttCTGATTcttctatattatttatatcatctaaatactttaaaaaaaattatgaagaaCAATTAAATTCAACATTTCAGCAATTAATAGATAGAGGAGAAATAACAGAAGGTAAATTCTTAAATATTCAaacagaaaaatataattttattttatttcttaatttaGTTTAA
- the AK2 gene encoding adenylate kinase 2, putative, whose amino-acid sequence MGSCQSTSKNNVVEKKEDIKEYVDVNKKREDFDKEITKEEKGEICKDKNEEIKEKEEVDEVDGKKKKIIIFNGAPGSGKDTQCSLIAKKYNFKILTSSEILKKYLEENKEKLHEDSSNENKLTDEEKSDLEIIEKCINDGSLVPDDTVKRIFFINLNNYINNVEFDGIIINGYPRTYDQALLFKNNNIIVNSLINITATKECLLGRINRRIVDPVTNINYDEKIIELIKKKRGGEELTEEEEKIVSQNEGYNNLNDEDINRLIKRKDDEQNVFDKRFNLYKENEEEILSVFSDVRKDINGEKPINDVFDEISEIIDDIIKN is encoded by the coding sequence ATGGGATCATGCCAAAGTACtagtaaaaataatgtagttgaaaaaaaagaagatattaaggAGTATGTTGATGTTAATAAGAAAAGGGAAGATTTTGATAAAGAAATAACAAAGGAAGAAAAAGGGGAAATATGCAaggataaaaatgaagaaataaaagaaaaagaagaggTAGATGAAGTGGatggaaagaaaaaaaaaataataatttttaatggaGCACCTGGATCAGGGAAAGATACTCAATGTAGCTTGAttgcaaaaaaatataattttaaaattctaACTTCAagtgaaatattaaaaaaatatttagaagaaaataaagaaaaattgcaTGAAGATTCtagtaatgaaaataaattaacgGATGAAGAAAAAAGTGATTTAgaaattatagaaaaatgCATTAATGATGGTTCCTTAGTACCTGATGATACAGTTAAAaggattttttttattaatttaaataattatataaataatgttGAATTTGATGGAATTATAATTAACGGATATCCAAGAACATACGATCAagcattattatttaaaaataataatattatagtTAACTCATTAATTAACATAACAGCTACGAAGGAGTGTTTATTGGGGAGAATTAATAGAAGAATCGTTGATCCAGTtactaatataaattatgacgaaaaaataatagaattaattaaaaaaaaaagaggagGAGAAGAATTAactgaagaagaagaaaaaatagtatCACAAAATGAGggatataataatttaaatgatgaagatattaataggctaataaaaagaaaagatgATGAGCAAAATGTTTTTGATAAAagatttaatttatataaagagAACGAAGAAGAAATTCTTTCTGTTTTTAGTGATGTTCGCAAAGATATAAATGGAGAAAAACCTATTAATGATGTTTTTGATGAAATTTCAGAAATAATTGacgatataataaaaaattga
- the DMC1 gene encoding meiotic recombination protein DMC1, putative: MSTLPASKSVSKIAIATAIEDEVTKEQQFQEIEKLQDLGINAADINKLKGSGYCTILSLIQSTKKELCNVKGISEAKVDKILEVASKIENCSSFITANQLVQKRNKVLKITTGSKVLDQTLGGGIESMSITELFGENRCGKTQICHTLTVTAQLPKNMNGGNGKVCYIDTEGTFRPEKICKIAERYGLNGDDVLDNILYARAFTHEHLYQLLAISAAKMCEEPFALLVVDSIISLFRVDFSGRGELSERQQKLNKTMSILSKLGEQFNIAILITNQVMSDPGATMTFIANPMKPVGGHVIGHASTVRLSLRKGKGDQRVCKVYDAPNLPEVECVFQLSDTGIIDATD, translated from the exons ATGTCTACTTTACCAGCAAGTAAGTCTGTTAGTAAGATTGCTATAGCAACTGCTATAGAAGATGAAGTAACAAAAGAACAGCAATTTCAGGAAATT gaaaAACTGCAAGATTTAGGCATAAATGCAGCAGatataaacaaattaaaaggAAGTGGATATTGTACAATATTATCTTTAATTCAATCAAcgaaaaaagaattatgtaATGTTAAAGGGATATCTGAAGCAAAAGTTGATAAAATATTAGAAGTTGCATCAAAAATTGAAAACTGCTCCAGTTTTATTACAGCTAATCAATTAGTTCAGAAAAGAAAtaaagttttaaaaataacaacgGGGAGTAAAGTTCTCGATCAGACATTAGGAGGAGGAATTGAAAGTATGTCTATTACGGAACTCTTTGGAGAAAATCGCTGTGGAAAGACTCAAATTTGTCACACTTTAACTGTTACAGCACAATTACCAAAAAATATGAACGGAGGAAATGGAAAa gtTTGTTATATAGACACTGAAGGGACGTTCAGACCTGAAAAGATATGTAAAATAGCAGAAAGGTATGGGCTTAATGGAGATGATGTATtagataatattttatatgctAGAGCTTTTACACATGAACATTTGTATCAATTACTTGCCATATCAGCAGCAAAG ATGTGTGAAGAGCCTTTTGCTTTATTGGTCGTTGATTCTattatttctctttttcGAGTTGATTTTAGTGGAAGag GTGAACTGTCTGAAAGacaacaaaaattaaacaaaacAATGTctattttatctaaattGGGTGAACAATTTAATATAGCTATTCTAATAACGAACCAAGTAATGTCAGATCCTGGCGCAACTATGACATTTATTGCTAACCCAATGAAACCAG tTGGAGGTCATGTTATTGGTCATGCTTCTACAGTTAGATTATCATtaagaaaaggaaaaggagATCAAAGAGTTTGTAAGGTCTATGATGCACCAAACCTTCCAGAAGTTGAATGTGTTTTTCAATt GTCAGACACAGGTATTATTGACGCAACAGATTAA